A genomic region of Euwallacea similis isolate ESF13 chromosome 29, ESF131.1, whole genome shotgun sequence contains the following coding sequences:
- the LOC136417604 gene encoding uncharacterized protein isoform X2, which translates to MAFELILLGALIFIFIISFCGLLQKIKQTYDRERLLAERIARRREDAQRRSTESFTEIYVNPTFNNSSNGGVFPTAPPPYSLFYSEAPPKYNEAVKVHQANVSSIESELSPEPDTVPDTGPPPYTINLSLVAETTNRPQ; encoded by the exons ATGGCCTTTGAACTAATCCTTCTAGGGGCCTTAATATTTATCTTCATAATCTCATTTTGCGGGCTCCTTCAAAAAATCAAGCAAACTTATGATAGGGAGCGACTTCTAGCTG AGCGAATAGCTCGTCGCAGAGAAGACGCACAAAGAAGATCTACAGAGTCCTTTACTGAGATTTACGTAAATCCTACTTTCAATAATTCCTCAAACGGGGGAGTATTTCCGACAGCTCCTCCTCCATATTCTC tattttactCAGAGGCACCTCCTAAATATAACGAAGCAGTAAAAGTGCACCAAGCTAATGTCTCTTCTATTGAAAGTGAACTATCACCAGAGCCGGACACTGTACCTGACACCGGTCCTCCCCCATATACCATCAACCTCTCCTTAGTTGCTGAAACCACCAACAGACCACAATAA
- the LOC136417604 gene encoding uncharacterized protein isoform X1, with protein sequence MLVIMAFELILLGALIFIFIISFCGLLQKIKQTYDRERLLAERIARRREDAQRRSTESFTEIYVNPTFNNSSNGGVFPTAPPPYSLFYSEAPPKYNEAVKVHQANVSSIESELSPEPDTVPDTGPPPYTINLSLVAETTNRPQ encoded by the exons ATGTTAGTAAT AATGGCCTTTGAACTAATCCTTCTAGGGGCCTTAATATTTATCTTCATAATCTCATTTTGCGGGCTCCTTCAAAAAATCAAGCAAACTTATGATAGGGAGCGACTTCTAGCTG AGCGAATAGCTCGTCGCAGAGAAGACGCACAAAGAAGATCTACAGAGTCCTTTACTGAGATTTACGTAAATCCTACTTTCAATAATTCCTCAAACGGGGGAGTATTTCCGACAGCTCCTCCTCCATATTCTC tattttactCAGAGGCACCTCCTAAATATAACGAAGCAGTAAAAGTGCACCAAGCTAATGTCTCTTCTATTGAAAGTGAACTATCACCAGAGCCGGACACTGTACCTGACACCGGTCCTCCCCCATATACCATCAACCTCTCCTTAGTTGCTGAAACCACCAACAGACCACAATAA